In a genomic window of Candidatus Rokuibacteriota bacterium:
- a CDS encoding YjbQ family protein — protein MQDSFRISTRECHEVMDITRRVAEVVARAGGEEGICTVFVRHATAAIIINENADPGFRADVLTALDRLFPQGIWEHDKVDDNGAAHLKAALLGPSETVPIRGGRLLLGTWQGIALVECDGPREREIVVDIRV, from the coding sequence ATGCAGGACTCCTTCAGGATCAGCACGCGCGAGTGCCACGAGGTGATGGACATCACGCGCCGCGTGGCCGAGGTGGTGGCGCGGGCGGGGGGGGAGGAGGGGATCTGCACCGTCTTCGTCCGTCACGCCACGGCCGCGATCATCATCAATGAGAATGCCGACCCCGGCTTCCGCGCCGATGTGCTGACGGCGCTCGACCGCCTCTTCCCCCAGGGGATCTGGGAGCACGACAAGGTCGACGACAACGGCGCCGCCCACCTGAAGGCCGCGCTCCTCGGCCCCTCGGAGACCGTGCCGATCCGGGGCGGGCGGCTCCTCCTCGGCACCTGGCAGGGCATCGCGCTGGTCGAGTGCGACGGCCCGCGGGAGCGCGAGATCGTCGTCGACATCCGCGTCTGA
- a CDS encoding HAMP domain-containing protein codes for MRDDLRARRRGLRPRSLQARFLVGTVLVLLVVMAGVFVVVEHRQHAAIVDEVLRRGEVIARDLAAISSGPLLLYNFTALEQNVARVSASHDVVYAMVLDAEGAVAAHSRNAGLVGAPLAGAADRRAAGAENLFIQEIPRGKGRAAVYDFAVPVLVSAQKWGTIRVGLSKRRMEAQISRTRWELAGLSVLTLLLGGLVAALVARRIARPVRQLAAGAEAISRGDLDQRIAPPGFDEIGQLAVAFNDMAAQLLHQRRDLETTHTELSRRFAELADLKSYTDSIFASLTSGIVTLDLDGRVATLNPAAEMLTGLFAGEVIGRYATEVFVHTPEIGETLLETLGSRYGTTNLSLTLRRPNGGTLPVEMSTAPLRGVEGKDLGVVGVFGDVTVVRELEAQLRRSDRLAALGTLAAGLAHEIKNPLTSLRTFTRHLSRKFDDAGFRRSFEEVVSRELERINEIVEQLLDLARPSRLHLQAVVVPVLLDRVLDLYSHELESRHVAVAREYARDVPAVPADPDLLYRAFVNLVANALEAMESGGRLTVRTGWHHGPDPFGAVPRGRMARRLRIEIEDTGCGISTLDADKVFDPFFTTKASGTGLGLVLTHKVVEDHGGAISFRSTPGRGTTFRILLPLLSERATEPGDA; via the coding sequence GTGAGGGACGATCTTCGGGCGCGGCGCCGGGGGCTGCGGCCGCGCTCGCTCCAGGCCCGGTTCCTGGTGGGCACCGTCCTGGTCCTGCTCGTGGTCATGGCGGGGGTGTTCGTCGTGGTGGAGCATCGCCAGCACGCCGCCATCGTGGACGAGGTGCTCCGGCGGGGCGAGGTCATCGCGCGCGACCTGGCGGCGATCTCCTCCGGCCCGCTCCTCCTCTACAACTTCACGGCACTGGAGCAGAACGTGGCCCGCGTGAGCGCCAGTCACGACGTGGTGTACGCGATGGTGCTCGACGCCGAGGGGGCCGTGGCCGCCCACAGCCGGAACGCGGGGCTCGTGGGCGCCCCCCTCGCCGGAGCGGCGGACCGGCGCGCCGCCGGGGCGGAGAACCTCTTCATCCAGGAGATCCCGCGCGGCAAGGGCCGCGCGGCGGTCTACGACTTCGCCGTCCCGGTGCTGGTCTCGGCGCAGAAATGGGGCACCATCCGCGTCGGGCTGTCCAAGCGCCGGATGGAGGCTCAGATCAGCCGCACCCGATGGGAGCTGGCGGGGCTGAGCGTGCTGACGCTCCTCCTCGGCGGGCTCGTGGCCGCCCTCGTGGCCCGGCGCATCGCCCGGCCCGTCCGCCAGCTCGCAGCCGGCGCGGAGGCCATCTCGCGGGGCGACCTCGACCAGCGCATCGCGCCGCCCGGCTTCGACGAGATCGGCCAGCTCGCCGTCGCGTTCAACGACATGGCGGCCCAGCTCCTCCACCAGCGGAGGGACCTCGAGACGACCCACACCGAGCTCAGCCGCCGCTTCGCGGAGCTGGCCGACCTCAAGAGCTACACGGACAGCATCTTCGCCTCGCTCACGAGCGGCATCGTCACCCTCGACCTCGACGGGCGCGTGGCGACGCTGAACCCTGCGGCCGAGATGCTCACGGGGCTCTTCGCCGGGGAGGTCATCGGCCGCTACGCCACCGAGGTGTTCGTCCACACGCCCGAGATCGGCGAGACTCTGCTCGAGACGCTGGGAAGCCGCTACGGGACGACCAACCTCTCGCTGACGCTCCGGCGCCCGAACGGGGGCACGCTTCCCGTGGAGATGAGCACGGCGCCGCTGCGTGGCGTGGAGGGCAAGGACCTCGGCGTCGTCGGCGTCTTCGGCGACGTCACGGTCGTCCGCGAGCTGGAGGCGCAGCTCCGCCGCTCGGACCGCCTCGCCGCGCTCGGCACGCTCGCCGCGGGCCTCGCCCACGAGATCAAGAACCCGCTCACCTCGCTGCGGACCTTCACGCGCCACCTCTCGCGGAAGTTCGACGACGCGGGCTTCCGGCGCTCCTTCGAGGAGGTGGTGTCGCGGGAGCTCGAGCGGATCAACGAGATCGTCGAGCAGCTCCTCGACCTGGCCCGCCCCTCGCGGCTGCACCTGCAGGCCGTGGTCGTCCCGGTCCTCCTCGACCGCGTGCTCGATCTCTACAGCCACGAGCTCGAGAGCCGGCACGTCGCGGTGGCGCGGGAGTACGCGCGGGACGTCCCGGCTGTCCCGGCTGACCCCGACCTGCTCTACCGGGCCTTCGTGAACCTGGTGGCCAATGCGCTCGAGGCCATGGAGTCGGGGGGCCGGCTAACGGTCCGCACGGGGTGGCATCACGGGCCGGACCCCTTCGGCGCCGTCCCGCGCGGCCGGATGGCGCGTCGGCTCCGGATCGAAATCGAGGACACCGGCTGCGGCATCTCGACGCTCGACGCCGACAAGGTGTTCGATCCCTTCTTCACGACGAAGGCCAGCGGCACGGGCTTGGGGCTCGTCCTCACCCACAAGGTCGTCGAGGACCATGGCGGCGCCATCAGCTTCAGGAGCACCCCCGGCCGGGGCACGACCTTCCGGATCCTGCTCCCGCTCCTGAGCGAGCGCGCCACGGAGCCCGGGGATGCCTGA
- a CDS encoding ABC transporter substrate-binding protein, whose amino-acid sequence MDWDGIRCPVTRKGGFGPPLLLVAVLTLSGALSVAVVAQERPEPPAPAPGGALYRRPLGNDPPTLDPVRISDIYGRSVAEQIFDGLVRFDQTLTITPALARYWKASRDGLTWTFTLRQGVKFHHGREVTAEDVVYSLTRILDPRTRSGAADSFAGIEGAQAFREGRARQVSGLVAVDRHTVRVTLSETQAPFVSVLALGHAKIVPRELVGEQGEGFGVHPVGTGPFRFLRWERGKEIVLGANAEYWDGPPRLSRIVYRIFPGESSDLICREFEQGGLEESPVPPPCRSKAGDPRYQYVRRSTFSVRFYGFNTRLRPLADPRVRQAIAYAVDRERILQEIFLGRYQPARGILPPGMPGHNPQLRAIPHSPARARALLREAGYPEGRGLGPIAIWSSVKGERIERELEVVKRQLATVGIPLEIHYDTGWPSFSRGLAEGRFPMFLYAWYADVPDPDNFLFKLFHSRTPRSLTGYANPVVDDLLREARHEPDLSRRIDLYRRAEQRILDDAPVIPVWHYTYERLFQPYVKSVEVNGLGDPYIPLRKIWLEGRR is encoded by the coding sequence ATGGACTGGGATGGGATCCGCTGCCCGGTCACGAGAAAGGGGGGCTTCGGCCCCCCTTTGCTCCTCGTCGCCGTGCTGACCCTCTCCGGCGCCCTCTCAGTCGCCGTCGTGGCCCAGGAGAGGCCGGAGCCCCCTGCGCCGGCGCCGGGGGGAGCCCTCTATCGGCGTCCCCTCGGCAACGATCCCCCGACGCTCGATCCGGTGCGCATCAGCGACATCTATGGCCGCTCCGTGGCCGAGCAGATCTTTGACGGCCTCGTCCGGTTCGACCAGACCCTCACCATCACTCCGGCGCTCGCCCGCTACTGGAAGGCCTCACGCGACGGCCTCACGTGGACCTTCACGCTGCGCCAGGGGGTCAAGTTCCACCACGGCCGCGAGGTGACGGCGGAGGACGTGGTCTACTCGCTCACGCGCATCCTGGATCCGAGAACCCGGTCTGGCGCGGCCGACAGCTTCGCGGGGATCGAGGGGGCGCAGGCCTTCCGGGAGGGCCGCGCCCGGCAAGTCTCCGGCCTGGTCGCCGTGGATCGGCACACGGTGCGGGTCACGCTCAGCGAGACGCAGGCGCCCTTCGTGTCCGTGCTGGCCCTGGGCCACGCCAAGATCGTCCCGCGGGAGCTCGTGGGGGAGCAGGGCGAGGGCTTCGGCGTCCACCCCGTGGGTACGGGCCCCTTCAGGTTCCTCCGCTGGGAGCGCGGGAAGGAGATCGTCCTGGGGGCCAACGCGGAGTACTGGGATGGTCCGCCGCGGCTGTCGCGCATCGTGTACCGGATCTTTCCGGGCGAGTCGAGCGATCTCATCTGTCGCGAGTTCGAGCAGGGCGGGCTCGAGGAGAGCCCGGTGCCTCCGCCCTGCCGCAGCAAGGCGGGAGACCCCCGCTACCAGTACGTCCGCCGGTCGACCTTCAGCGTGCGCTTCTATGGCTTCAACACGCGCCTCCGCCCTCTGGCGGACCCACGCGTGCGCCAGGCCATTGCCTATGCGGTCGACCGGGAGCGTATCCTCCAGGAGATCTTCCTCGGGCGGTACCAGCCGGCGCGCGGCATCCTTCCGCCGGGCATGCCCGGGCACAACCCGCAGCTCCGCGCGATCCCTCATTCGCCCGCGCGGGCCCGGGCGCTCCTGCGGGAGGCCGGGTATCCGGAAGGGCGCGGGCTCGGCCCCATCGCCATCTGGTCGAGCGTCAAGGGGGAGCGCATCGAGCGGGAGCTGGAGGTCGTGAAGCGGCAGCTCGCCACGGTGGGAATCCCGCTGGAGATCCACTACGACACCGGGTGGCCCTCCTTCTCCCGCGGGCTGGCCGAGGGGCGCTTCCCCATGTTCCTCTATGCCTGGTACGCCGATGTGCCCGACCCGGACAACTTCCTGTTCAAGCTCTTCCACTCGCGGACCCCCCGCAGCCTCACGGGCTACGCCAACCCGGTGGTGGACGATCTGCTGCGCGAGGCCCGGCACGAGCCGGACCTCTCTCGGCGCATCGACCTCTACCGGCGGGCCGAGCAGCGCATCCTCGACGACGCCCCCGTCATTCCGGTCTGGCATTACACCTACGAGCGGCTCTTCCAGCCCTACGTGAAGAGCGTGGAGGTGAATGGGCTCGGGGATCCCTACATCCCGCTCAGGAAGATCTGGCTGGAGGGGCGGCGGTGA
- a CDS encoding response regulator produces MPEAAAAGIARDFRNVLAALLGQADAMLARLDGGTLDTANLREGLLSLREVAREAIVHVEGLLTLSPAAEAAPPAVLVVEDDRVFGALLEELLGAEGWNVRVVGDTASAFEALTQQTFQVVLTDLVLPEEHGWVIARAARHRNPRCRVVVMSGAMGPEDADPGAPAVDAFLTKPIDLDRLLAVLAALSPRAARG; encoded by the coding sequence ATGCCTGAGGCGGCGGCGGCTGGCATCGCCCGCGACTTCCGGAACGTCCTGGCGGCGCTCCTCGGGCAGGCGGACGCCATGCTCGCCCGGCTGGACGGAGGGACGCTCGACACCGCCAACCTCCGCGAGGGCCTGCTGTCGCTCCGGGAGGTCGCCCGCGAGGCCATCGTGCACGTCGAGGGACTGCTGACGCTATCCCCGGCCGCAGAGGCGGCGCCCCCCGCGGTGCTGGTGGTCGAGGACGACCGGGTGTTCGGCGCGCTGCTGGAGGAATTGCTCGGCGCCGAGGGCTGGAACGTGCGTGTGGTCGGCGACACCGCCTCGGCGTTCGAGGCGCTGACCCAGCAGACCTTCCAGGTGGTCCTCACCGACCTGGTTCTCCCGGAGGAGCACGGGTGGGTGATCGCGCGCGCCGCGCGGCACCGGAATCCCCGCTGCCGCGTCGTCGTCATGTCCGGCGCCATGGGGCCGGAGGATGCGGACCCCGGAGCGCCTGCGGTGGATGCCTTCCTCACCAAGCCCATCGACCTGGACCGCCTCCTGGCCGTGCTGGCGGCGCTCTCCCCGAGGGCGGCCCGTGGGTAG
- a CDS encoding PAS domain S-box protein translates to MGSIESAAPASGTLEQALRALRESEARYRGLVDGSIQGIAIHQDFVIRFANPALARIFGHDSPAELIGRNVLTLVAPEEQARLEAYNLARLRGEPVPSHYEFQGLRRDGARAWIEGVISLTTWDDRPATLVTLFDLTERKQLEQQFLQSQKMEAVGRLAGGIAHDFNNLLTVILGRTELLLRRLVTEGPARRDVELIQATGRRAAALTQQLLAVSRRQVLRPQVLDLNTVVSGLGPMLRRVIGEDLELSITLDPGLGRVLADPSQIEQVLLNLVINARDAMPGVGRLTIETANAELDERYAHRHAGARPGQHVMLAVSDTGSGMDEATRARIFEPFFTTKERGTGLGLATVHGVVSQSGGTIWVYSEPGRGTTFKVYLPRAEDAVAVPASVEHPPERPRGSETILLVEDDEDVRALTREALEAHGYTVLDARGPEEALALAAAPGLLHLLVADVVMPRMSGRELAAAVGRTRPGLRVLYVSGYAPDAVERHGILDPGAAFLSKPFTPLALAQKVWEVLAAGPA, encoded by the coding sequence GTGGGTAGCATCGAGAGCGCCGCGCCGGCCTCCGGGACACTCGAGCAAGCGCTCCGGGCGCTCCGTGAGAGCGAGGCGCGGTACCGCGGCCTGGTCGACGGCTCTATCCAGGGGATCGCGATCCACCAGGACTTCGTCATCCGCTTCGCCAACCCGGCCCTGGCCCGAATCTTCGGCCACGACAGCCCGGCGGAGCTGATCGGGCGCAACGTGCTCACGCTCGTGGCTCCGGAGGAGCAGGCTCGCCTCGAGGCCTATAACCTCGCGCGGCTCCGCGGGGAGCCGGTGCCCTCCCACTACGAGTTCCAGGGCCTGCGGCGGGACGGGGCCCGCGCGTGGATCGAGGGGGTGATCTCGCTGACCACCTGGGACGACCGGCCCGCGACGCTCGTGACGCTGTTCGACCTGACCGAGCGCAAGCAGCTCGAGCAGCAGTTCCTCCAGTCCCAGAAGATGGAGGCGGTGGGCCGCCTGGCCGGAGGGATTGCCCACGACTTCAACAACCTGCTGACGGTGATCCTCGGGCGGACCGAGCTCTTGCTGCGCCGGCTCGTGACCGAGGGGCCGGCGCGGCGGGACGTCGAGCTCATCCAGGCCACCGGCCGGCGGGCGGCGGCGCTGACGCAGCAGCTGCTGGCGGTGAGCCGCCGCCAGGTCCTCCGGCCCCAGGTGCTGGACCTCAACACGGTGGTGAGCGGGCTCGGGCCGATGCTCAGGCGCGTGATCGGTGAGGACCTGGAGCTGTCGATCACGCTGGACCCCGGGCTCGGGCGCGTCCTGGCCGACCCCAGCCAGATCGAGCAGGTGCTCCTCAACCTCGTGATCAACGCGCGCGACGCGATGCCGGGGGTCGGGCGGCTCACCATCGAGACCGCCAACGCGGAGCTGGACGAGAGGTATGCGCACCGGCACGCGGGTGCCCGCCCGGGGCAGCACGTGATGCTGGCCGTGAGCGACACCGGGTCGGGGATGGACGAGGCCACGCGGGCCAGGATCTTCGAGCCCTTCTTCACGACGAAGGAACGGGGGACAGGTCTCGGGCTGGCCACCGTGCATGGCGTGGTCAGCCAGAGCGGCGGCACCATCTGGGTCTACAGCGAGCCGGGCCGGGGCACCACCTTCAAGGTTTATCTCCCGCGCGCCGAGGACGCCGTGGCCGTGCCGGCGTCCGTCGAGCATCCCCCCGAGCGCCCGCGCGGCTCCGAGACCATCCTGCTGGTCGAGGACGACGAGGACGTCCGCGCCCTCACCCGCGAGGCCCTCGAGGCCCACGGCTACACCGTCCTCGACGCCCGCGGCCCCGAGGAGGCCCTGGCCCTGGCGGCGGCGCCCGGCCTCCTCCATCTCCTCGTCGCGGACGTCGTGATGCCACGGATGAGCGGCCGGGAGCTGGCCGCGGCGGTCGGGCGGACGCGCCCCGGCCTCCGGGTGCTCTACGTGTCGGGGTATGCGCCGGACGCCGTCGAGCGCCACGGCATCCTCGACCCTGGTGCCGCCTTCCTCTCCAAGCCCTTCACGCCTCTCGCCCTGGCGCAGAAAGTCTGGGAGGTCCTCGCCGCCGGCCCGGCCTGA
- a CDS encoding sigma-54-dependent Fis family transcriptional regulator has product MLQPLAGEPSEAVRGPRSVVLVVDDDPGVRASFRLILEEEYDVLEARDGVQALETLRADPVDLVLLDVRLPGMDGLQVLERIRSLDERLDVILVTAVKTVKTAVDAMKLGALDYLTKPFDQEEVLPLIRRAVEKRTLEREVVALRSELARREGPEALVGQSPEMRKLFQVVDQVARTTATVLITGESGTGKELIARAIHRRSPRRDRPFVAVNPAAIAESLLESELFGHERGAFTGAYQRKLGKFELAQGGTLFLDEIATLRAEAQAKLLRALQEREIERVGGTRSIKVDVRIIAATNADLRKAIAAGAFREDLYYRLNVVPLVAPPLRGRPGDVPLLVTHFIRRYSREFNKPVTALSPEAQTALEGYGWPGNVRELQNVIERSVALAEGPVIQLRDLPLDLMLPDHGARSRETESLPLPEACERFERQIVLRVLERAGWNHTEAARLLGIHRNTLQLKVAKWSLRRPGSEA; this is encoded by the coding sequence CTGCTCCAGCCCCTCGCCGGCGAGCCGTCCGAGGCCGTCCGCGGCCCCCGCTCCGTCGTCCTCGTGGTGGACGACGACCCGGGAGTGCGGGCGTCCTTCCGCCTGATCCTCGAGGAGGAGTACGACGTCCTCGAGGCCCGGGACGGTGTGCAGGCGCTCGAGACTCTCCGCGCCGATCCGGTGGACCTCGTCCTCCTGGACGTCCGGCTGCCGGGGATGGACGGGCTCCAGGTGCTCGAGCGGATCCGGTCGCTCGACGAGCGGCTCGACGTGATCCTGGTCACCGCCGTGAAGACCGTCAAGACCGCCGTGGACGCCATGAAGCTCGGCGCCCTGGACTACCTCACCAAGCCGTTCGACCAGGAGGAGGTCCTCCCTCTGATCCGGCGGGCCGTCGAGAAGCGGACGCTCGAGCGCGAGGTGGTGGCGCTGCGATCCGAGCTGGCCCGGCGGGAGGGCCCGGAGGCGCTCGTGGGCCAGTCGCCCGAGATGCGGAAGCTCTTCCAGGTCGTTGACCAGGTCGCGCGCACCACCGCCACCGTCCTGATCACCGGGGAGAGCGGCACCGGCAAGGAGCTGATCGCCCGCGCGATCCACCGCCGGAGCCCGCGCCGGGACCGGCCCTTCGTGGCCGTGAACCCCGCCGCCATCGCCGAGAGCCTGCTGGAGTCGGAGCTGTTCGGTCACGAGCGCGGGGCCTTCACGGGCGCCTATCAGCGGAAGCTCGGGAAGTTCGAGCTGGCCCAGGGGGGCACGCTGTTCCTCGACGAGATCGCCACGCTCCGGGCGGAGGCCCAGGCCAAGCTCCTCCGGGCGCTGCAGGAGCGGGAGATCGAGCGCGTCGGCGGCACGCGCAGCATCAAGGTGGACGTCCGCATCATCGCGGCCACCAATGCCGATCTCCGCAAGGCCATCGCCGCGGGCGCCTTCAGGGAGGACCTCTACTACCGGCTCAACGTGGTGCCGCTCGTGGCCCCGCCGCTCCGGGGGCGGCCCGGCGACGTCCCGCTCCTGGTGACCCACTTCATCCGCCGCTACAGCCGGGAGTTCAACAAGCCGGTCACCGCCCTTTCCCCCGAGGCCCAGACGGCCCTCGAGGGGTACGGCTGGCCGGGCAACGTGCGCGAGCTGCAGAACGTCATCGAGCGCTCGGTGGCCCTCGCGGAGGGGCCCGTGATCCAGCTGAGGGACCTCCCGCTGGATCTCATGCTCCCCGATCATGGCGCCCGCTCCCGCGAGACCGAGAGCCTGCCGCTGCCGGAGGCGTGCGAGCGCTTCGAGCGGCAGATCGTGCTGCGGGTCCTCGAGCGCGCCGGCTGGAACCACACCGAGGCGGCCCGTCTCCTGGGCATCCACCGCAACACCCTCCAGCTGAAGGTCGCCAAGTGGAGCCTCAGGCGGCCGGGGAGTGAGGCCTAG